From Candidatus Syntrophoarchaeum caldarius, the proteins below share one genomic window:
- a CDS encoding carbamoyl phosphate synthase large subunit, whose translation MPVDETIKKVLILGSGPILIGQAAEFDFSGSQACRSLREEGVSVVLVNSNPATIMTDPDTADAVYLEPLKSEIVEKIIEKERPDGIMAGVGGQTGLNLTAELAEKGVLEKYGVKILGTPLEAIYEAEDRDLFRKAMIEIGEPVPESRAVTSIEEAEAMIDELGLPLIIRPAYTLGGSGGGIARTRDELRKICELGIKRSRINQVLVEESVLGWKEFEYEVMRDSNDTCITICNMENLDPMGIHTGESIVVTPSQTLSDNEHQMLRTASINIIRSLGIEGGCNIQFAVKDGEYKVIEVNPRVSRSSALASKATGYPIARVAAKIAIGLHLDEIRNNVTGETPASFEPAIDYVVVKIPRWPFDKFVTADNTLTTSMKSTGEVMAIGRTIEEALLKAVRSLDIDTSFGNDEWEEEEVIRLLETPTDKRLFAIYRALRIGFSDERIAALTGFDRFFIKKLRNIIEVEDKIKAKKLDRDTLKAAKRIGLTDERIAALSGMKREEVSDLRHDLGILPVYKMVDTCAAEFAAKTPYYYSSYEYETEIEPSHRKKVLILGAGPIRIGQGIEFDYCTVHAVMALREEGIEAHIVNNNPETVSTDFDTSDKLFFEPLTLEDVMNIIEAEKPYGVCVQFGGQTSVNLAIPLANELSRRPDLDTKILGTSPEDMDLAEDRKRFNLLLRKLQIPQPDAGYATSRDEAHAVAEKIGYPVLVRPSYVLGGRAMEIVYDAEDLDRYMDEAVRVSPDHPVLIDDFLEHAVEIDVDAVSDGEDVLIGAIMEHIEEAGIHSGDSACVIPAQSLSEDILDTVREYVKKIALSMNVKGLLNLQLAVKDGIVYVLEANPRSSRTIPFVSKAIGIPLAKIAAKVITGKTLKELGYTDEPEPRCVSVKEVLLPFDKLPGADPLLGPEMRSTGEVMGIDYDFATAFYKAELAAENMIPKQGTVFLSIRDEDKDDILEVAKSIAESGLKLIATSGTARYLRDHGIDAETVKKVSEGSPNIVDLIRRSEVDLIINTPRSKQSRRDGYEIRRAAVDFGVPYITTIRAAIAAATAIQRASDMDVVSLREYHKEITNQT comes from the coding sequence ATGCCAGTAGATGAAACAATAAAAAAAGTGCTTATTCTCGGTTCAGGTCCAATTTTGATTGGACAGGCTGCCGAATTCGACTTTTCAGGAAGTCAGGCATGCAGGTCGCTCCGTGAGGAAGGTGTATCAGTTGTGCTTGTAAACTCAAACCCCGCAACGATCATGACCGATCCTGACACTGCTGATGCTGTGTATCTCGAACCATTGAAATCCGAGATCGTCGAGAAGATCATCGAGAAAGAACGCCCCGATGGTATCATGGCTGGAGTTGGGGGGCAGACAGGACTCAATCTAACAGCAGAGCTTGCAGAGAAGGGCGTACTTGAAAAATACGGGGTTAAAATTCTCGGAACGCCGCTTGAGGCGATTTATGAGGCTGAAGATCGTGATCTTTTCAGGAAGGCGATGATTGAGATAGGCGAACCTGTTCCAGAGAGCCGTGCTGTTACATCGATCGAGGAAGCGGAGGCGATGATCGATGAGCTTGGTTTGCCACTTATAATCCGTCCTGCATACACGCTTGGTGGTTCAGGGGGTGGCATCGCTCGCACGCGGGATGAGCTCAGGAAGATCTGTGAATTGGGGATCAAACGGTCACGGATAAATCAGGTGCTTGTCGAGGAGAGCGTGCTTGGATGGAAAGAGTTTGAGTATGAGGTAATGCGTGACTCAAACGATACCTGCATCACGATCTGTAACATGGAAAACCTTGACCCAATGGGAATTCACACAGGTGAATCGATCGTTGTAACTCCCTCACAGACCCTTAGCGATAATGAGCACCAGATGCTAAGAACTGCTTCGATAAATATCATACGATCGCTTGGTATTGAGGGTGGCTGTAACATCCAGTTTGCGGTGAAAGACGGAGAATACAAGGTCATTGAGGTGAATCCGAGAGTTTCAAGGTCATCAGCACTTGCATCAAAGGCAACGGGCTATCCGATCGCAAGGGTCGCCGCAAAGATCGCCATTGGGCTTCATCTTGATGAGATCAGGAACAATGTCACGGGCGAGACACCTGCCTCATTTGAGCCTGCGATCGATTACGTTGTTGTCAAGATACCGCGCTGGCCATTTGATAAGTTTGTGACTGCGGATAATACACTTACCACCTCGATGAAGTCAACAGGCGAGGTGATGGCGATCGGACGCACAATCGAGGAAGCGCTCTTAAAAGCCGTGAGATCGCTTGATATTGATACCAGCTTCGGCAATGATGAATGGGAAGAGGAAGAAGTGATAAGGCTTCTTGAAACCCCAACAGATAAGCGGCTCTTTGCGATATATCGTGCGTTAAGGATTGGATTTAGTGATGAACGGATTGCAGCACTTACAGGTTTTGATCGTTTCTTCATAAAGAAGTTGAGGAACATCATCGAGGTTGAAGATAAAATAAAGGCTAAAAAGCTTGATAGGGACACTCTTAAAGCTGCAAAACGGATTGGGTTGACAGACGAGCGGATTGCAGCCCTTTCCGGAATGAAACGGGAAGAGGTCTCTGACCTGCGCCATGATCTCGGGATTCTTCCAGTCTATAAAATGGTTGATACCTGTGCTGCTGAGTTTGCGGCAAAGACACCCTACTACTACTCATCTTACGAATATGAGACAGAGATAGAACCATCTCACAGAAAAAAGGTTCTTATCCTCGGTGCAGGACCAATCAGGATCGGACAGGGCATTGAGTTTGATTACTGCACCGTGCATGCTGTAATGGCTCTTAGAGAGGAGGGAATTGAGGCACATATTGTAAATAACAATCCTGAGACCGTATCCACAGATTTTGATACCTCTGATAAGCTCTTCTTTGAGCCGCTCACACTCGAGGATGTGATGAATATCATCGAGGCTGAGAAGCCATACGGTGTATGTGTTCAGTTTGGGGGGCAGACCTCTGTTAACCTTGCGATCCCGCTTGCAAATGAGCTTTCACGAAGACCTGATCTTGATACAAAGATTCTTGGAACAAGTCCTGAAGATATGGATCTTGCAGAGGATCGAAAACGCTTCAATCTCCTCTTACGGAAGCTTCAGATCCCACAACCTGATGCAGGATACGCCACATCACGGGATGAGGCCCATGCGGTTGCAGAAAAGATCGGGTATCCGGTGCTCGTGAGACCGTCCTATGTCCTTGGTGGCAGAGCGATGGAGATTGTCTATGATGCAGAGGATCTTGATAGATACATGGATGAAGCTGTCAGGGTCTCACCAGATCATCCTGTCCTGATCGATGACTTTCTTGAGCATGCGGTCGAGATCGACGTGGATGCAGTTTCAGATGGTGAGGACGTACTGATCGGTGCGATCATGGAACATATCGAGGAGGCAGGCATCCATTCGGGTGACTCGGCATGTGTGATACCAGCACAATCACTCTCTGAAGATATACTTGATACCGTGCGTGAATATGTGAAGAAGATTGCACTTTCGATGAATGTCAAAGGGCTTTTAAACCTCCAGCTTGCTGTAAAAGATGGTATCGTCTATGTGCTTGAGGCAAATCCAAGATCATCACGCACGATACCGTTTGTATCAAAGGCGATCGGCATTCCGCTTGCAAAGATCGCAGCAAAGGTGATTACTGGAAAAACCCTGAAAGAGCTTGGATACACAGATGAACCTGAACCCAGGTGTGTTTCCGTAAAAGAGGTGCTTCTCCCGTTTGATAAGCTACCTGGAGCAGATCCACTACTTGGACCCGAGATGCGATCCACAGGGGAGGTGATGGGGATCGATTACGACTTTGCAACCGCATTCTACAAGGCAGAACTTGCAGCAGAGAATATGATTCCAAAGCAGGGTACAGTATTTCTCTCAATAAGGGATGAAGACAAGGATGATATCCTTGAAGTTGCAAAAAGTATTGCAGAGTCCGGCCTGAAGCTTATTGCAACCTCAGGAACCGCAAGATACCTCCGTGATCACGGCATCGATGCAGAAACAGTAAAGAAGGTCAGCGAAGGTTCACCGAATATCGTCGATCTCATAAGACGCTCCGAGGTTGATCTTATCATAAACACACCTCGCAGCAAACAGTCCAGACGGGACGGCTATGAGATCAGACGAGCTGCGGTTGATTTTGGTGTGCCATATATCACAACGATAAGAGCCGCTATTGCAGCTGCAACCGCAATCCAGCGGGCGTCAGATATGGACGTGGTATCGTTGCGGGAATACCATAAAGAGATCACGAATCAAACTTAA
- a CDS encoding carbamoyl phosphate synthase small subunit yields MDAVIGLEDGTTVYGEGFGIEGVVCGELVFTTQFTGYEEALTDPSYSGQILMFAYPLIGNYGLNPDTFQSERMQAEGLVVREACDHPSSHRSLNSIHDFLESERKPGIAGVDTRALTIKIREHGTLKACLMTGKTVDGSRAVELACREQEISELDLISRVTCKRMYHIEGDGKRIAVIDLGIKNNILKSLMRRKLDIFVFPADSKASDLESVNPDLLLLSNGPGDPKQAKAAIRLVSELAGSLPIAGICLGHQVIARALGADTYKLKFGHRGANQPVKNLRDGKVYITSQNHGFAVDGDSIEGTEIKITQINTNDETVEGIACPYLNIFCVQYHPEAHPGPRDTEAWFFNQIVDVIEN; encoded by the coding sequence ATGGATGCTGTTATCGGATTGGAGGACGGTACAACAGTTTATGGCGAGGGTTTTGGTATAGAAGGTGTCGTCTGTGGCGAACTTGTATTCACAACCCAGTTTACAGGCTACGAGGAGGCACTGACCGATCCTTCTTACAGTGGACAAATTTTAATGTTTGCATACCCATTGATCGGAAATTATGGACTGAACCCAGATACGTTCCAGTCAGAGAGGATGCAGGCAGAGGGACTTGTTGTAAGGGAGGCATGTGATCACCCATCTTCCCATCGATCGCTAAACTCGATCCACGACTTTCTGGAAAGCGAAAGAAAGCCTGGAATCGCAGGTGTCGATACACGAGCACTCACGATAAAAATCCGTGAGCATGGTACACTCAAGGCATGTCTGATGACAGGCAAAACAGTGGATGGCAGCAGGGCGGTCGAGCTTGCATGCAGGGAGCAGGAGATCTCAGAACTCGATCTCATCAGCCGTGTCACATGTAAACGTATGTATCATATTGAAGGGGATGGTAAAAGAATCGCTGTTATAGATCTTGGAATTAAAAATAATATTTTGAAGAGTTTAATGCGAAGAAAACTGGATATCTTTGTCTTTCCAGCAGATTCAAAGGCATCAGATCTTGAATCAGTAAATCCAGACCTGTTGTTGCTCTCAAATGGTCCGGGCGATCCAAAACAGGCTAAAGCTGCAATCAGACTTGTATCAGAGCTTGCAGGCTCACTACCCATAGCAGGAATCTGTCTTGGCCATCAGGTGATCGCGAGGGCGCTTGGGGCGGATACGTACAAGCTGAAGTTCGGACATAGAGGGGCAAATCAACCTGTAAAAAATCTGAGAGACGGAAAAGTCTATATCACATCACAGAATCACGGATTTGCAGTTGATGGGGACTCGATTGAAGGTACAGAGATCAAAATTACCCAGATCAACACAAACGATGAGACGGTTGAAGGAATTGCATGCCCGTACCTTAACATATTCTGTGTCCAGTATCACCCCGAAGCACACCCTGGTCCAAGGGATACTGAAGCCTGGTTCTTTAATCAGATCGTTGATGTGATAGAGAATTGA
- a CDS encoding dehydrogenase, whose protein sequence is MLAVLEIRRRMYWAISLFFSGEPPRALADAFMSRGMVFPHADPTRYPELAEGFAELEAFVSSYEDAETLHHAMVNDYQKLFPKDSKNGISRCESDWIDGESSSTLQAVERAYLCAGYEPSGNKVLFFKDDIAIESEFMHCLCKRSIEDRDNLEYYIEQEVSFLREHLLKWVPSFCDAIIELSDSDYFVAVAKITKGFIIMDLEIAEMILSGEIL, encoded by the coding sequence ATGCTGGCGGTTCTTGAGATCAGGCGAAGAATGTACTGGGCGATCTCACTTTTTTTCAGCGGTGAGCCACCACGTGCACTTGCAGATGCGTTTATGAGCCGTGGAATGGTATTTCCTCATGCCGATCCTACACGTTACCCTGAACTTGCAGAAGGGTTTGCAGAACTGGAGGCGTTCGTATCATCATATGAGGATGCAGAAACACTCCACCATGCAATGGTCAATGATTACCAGAAATTGTTTCCAAAGGATTCAAAGAACGGCATCTCGCGGTGTGAGTCAGACTGGATAGATGGGGAATCGTCGTCCACACTTCAGGCGGTTGAACGCGCGTATCTGTGTGCAGGATATGAACCGAGTGGTAATAAAGTCCTCTTCTTCAAGGATGATATCGCCATCGAGTCTGAGTTTATGCACTGTCTCTGCAAACGCTCAATCGAGGATCGAGATAACCTCGAGTATTACATCGAGCAGGAGGTATCATTTCTCCGCGAACATCTTTTAAAATGGGTTCCGAGCTTCTGTGATGCAATAATTGAACTATCTGATTCTGACTACTTCGTTGCTGTTGCAAAGATCACAAAAGGGTTTATCATAATGGATTTAGAGATTGCAGAGATGATTCTATCCGGTGAGATCCTGTAA
- a CDS encoding nitrate ABC transporter ATP-binding protein, translating to MSGIRVVGLTKRFGDLLVIDNLSFDVLDGEILCMVGPSGCGKSTILRAIVGLDREYEGEIWIDGELVTEIDSRIGFVFQEHALFMWRTVIENVEFGLEVRGVDKQKRREIAQKAIRIVGLEGFENAYPHELSGGMKQRAALARVFVISPEVILMDEPFAAVDAQTRNLLQEELIEIWQRRKRTILFVTHSIDEATYLGDRILVLDRRPSKIKKIFENRIPRPRDRTSIECIQLRRDVLRVLREARGEL from the coding sequence ATGAGTGGTATCAGGGTTGTAGGACTTACAAAACGATTTGGCGATCTTTTAGTCATTGATAATCTGAGCTTTGATGTGCTGGATGGTGAGATCCTGTGTATGGTTGGCCCCTCTGGTTGCGGAAAAAGCACGATCCTGAGGGCCATCGTCGGGCTTGATCGTGAATATGAGGGGGAAATCTGGATCGATGGGGAGCTGGTTACAGAAATAGACTCGAGGATTGGATTTGTTTTTCAGGAGCATGCACTCTTCATGTGGCGAACTGTAATTGAGAATGTTGAGTTTGGGCTTGAGGTCAGGGGGGTTGATAAGCAGAAGCGGCGAGAGATTGCGCAAAAAGCGATTCGTATCGTCGGACTCGAAGGCTTTGAGAACGCCTATCCCCACGAACTTTCGGGAGGGATGAAACAGCGGGCAGCACTTGCCAGGGTATTTGTCATCAGTCCAGAGGTGATCCTGATGGATGAGCCGTTTGCAGCGGTTGATGCACAGACGAGAAACCTCCTCCAGGAGGAGCTCATTGAGATCTGGCAGCGCAGGAAACGGACGATACTCTTTGTGACCCACTCGATCGATGAAGCAACATATCTTGGCGATCGGATACTTGTTCTTGATCGGCGGCCATCGAAGATAAAAAAGATTTTTGAAAATAGAATACCGCGCCCCAGAGATCGAACGTCGATCGAATGTATACAGCTTCGAAGGGATGTTCTGAGGGTTCTCAGAGAGGCGCGTGGCGAACTCTAA
- a CDS encoding Binding-protein-dependent transport system inner membrane component, with product MNRRTVNILGLLIFFFLWELLPMIGVVNPDYLPPPSEAIEKIPIEIEKGTLQAAIKDSFIHYLIGFGGALLFAIPLGIIMGRIRLVEDLLYPIEEMMRPIPPIAWIPVAIIWLGFTPWAAGFIIFIGAFFPTLINTYDGAKSVNKTDIEAAMTLGVRDEFTMIRKIIFPASLPRIFTGIRVSNAAAWMCLVAGEMFGAGGGIGLELTLSRNYMDMARIFAYMLVLGIIGISSDIGIRKYESKVLRWRKGVVA from the coding sequence GTGAATAGAAGAACGGTAAACATCCTCGGTCTTCTCATATTTTTCTTTTTATGGGAACTCTTACCGATGATAGGAGTGGTCAATCCCGATTATCTTCCCCCTCCTTCAGAAGCGATCGAGAAGATACCGATAGAGATTGAAAAAGGAACACTCCAGGCAGCAATCAAGGATAGCTTCATTCATTATCTTATCGGATTTGGTGGCGCACTTCTTTTTGCAATACCACTTGGTATTATAATGGGGAGAATCAGACTGGTTGAGGATTTGCTCTACCCCATAGAGGAGATGATGCGACCCATTCCGCCAATTGCGTGGATTCCTGTTGCGATCATCTGGCTGGGATTTACGCCATGGGCTGCAGGTTTCATCATATTCATCGGTGCCTTCTTTCCCACATTGATTAATACCTATGACGGGGCAAAGAGTGTGAATAAGACAGATATAGAGGCTGCGATGACCCTCGGAGTCAGGGATGAATTCACGATGATACGAAAGATCATATTTCCAGCATCACTCCCGCGTATCTTTACAGGAATAAGGGTGAGTAACGCTGCGGCATGGATGTGTCTTGTTGCAGGGGAGATGTTTGGTGCAGGTGGAGGAATTGGACTGGAACTTACACTATCAAGGAACTATATGGATATGGCACGAATCTTTGCCTATATGCTGGTACTTGGAATCATCGGGATCTCCAGTGATATTGGCATCAGGAAGTATGAGTCAAAGGTGCTTCGTTGGCGTAAAGGTGTCGTTGCATGA
- a CDS encoding sulfonate ABC transporter substrate-binding protein, whose translation MVAFEKGWFEDAGIDAEVAGIYWAGGSPEMEAMRAGEMNVAYVGISPVINAIGHGLDAKVVAAAQKEAQVLVVAATNGTPDWIYTRPSDLEGKTIGTLTSGSIQDVIFDNWMNKMAAEGRLDKNKVTVKYMGVGDMMSGLATKNLDAIYFSEELTEIPVVAGYGAFTNLTSYETYPNHPCCVLLVSEDLIENHPDIVKKLVEIHINATEYVMNHPEETAEIVNNFLEWEEHGYPKEAILRGLKAEGPIPIGFDSNPHNITDATMDIVSIHYKRGYIDEQLSESDIFDYSFYDEVIEERGM comes from the coding sequence ATGGTCGCATTTGAGAAGGGATGGTTCGAAGATGCGGGGATAGATGCAGAGGTTGCTGGTATTTACTGGGCTGGCGGCTCGCCTGAGATGGAGGCAATGCGCGCTGGCGAGATGAATGTGGCTTATGTCGGCATCTCCCCGGTCATCAATGCAATAGGACACGGACTTGATGCAAAGGTCGTTGCAGCAGCCCAGAAGGAGGCACAGGTACTTGTTGTTGCTGCGACAAACGGCACGCCTGACTGGATATATACCAGGCCAAGCGATCTTGAAGGTAAGACGATCGGAACGCTGACGAGTGGATCTATCCAGGATGTCATCTTTGATAACTGGATGAACAAGATGGCGGCCGAGGGCAGACTTGATAAAAACAAGGTGACGGTTAAGTATATGGGTGTGGGCGACATGATGTCCGGGCTTGCCACAAAGAATCTTGATGCGATTTACTTCTCTGAGGAGCTTACAGAAATCCCGGTTGTTGCAGGATATGGTGCTTTTACAAATCTCACCTCGTACGAGACATACCCAAACCATCCCTGCTGTGTGCTTCTTGTTTCAGAGGATCTCATCGAGAACCATCCTGATATCGTGAAGAAGCTCGTTGAGATTCATATCAATGCAACCGAGTATGTGATGAACCACCCGGAGGAGACTGCAGAGATTGTCAATAATTTCCTCGAATGGGAAGAACATGGCTACCCGAAAGAAGCAATCCTGCGTGGGCTTAAAGCTGAAGGACCGATTCCAATCGGATTTGACTCCAATCCACATAATATCACCGATGCAACGATGGATATTGTCAGTATTCACTATAAGCGTGGTTACATCGATGAGCAGCTGAGCGAATCTGATATCTTTGATTACAGCTTCTATGATGAGGTTATCGAGGAGCGAGGAATGTGA
- a CDS encoding XRE family transcriptional regulator, translated as MGVADELLSEVFGSNEEISTLLGRTIKQKLGMTVGEFSKQSGIPASTLYKILSGERDPNLRTFRKIISTIREIENMGAEERGFIAVIASRGILDNIEMKEIFANDINIGIKEYAATNIEDTIVAAIQAERGGASAIVCAPICSPTIEKIVEIPVATIKPKSSVIEAIKVAKKKIE; from the coding sequence ATGGGTGTTGCCGATGAACTTTTATCAGAGGTTTTTGGATCAAATGAAGAGATTTCAACACTTCTTGGAAGGACGATAAAGCAGAAACTCGGAATGACCGTGGGAGAGTTCAGCAAGCAATCGGGAATACCAGCGAGCACGCTGTATAAGATCCTTTCAGGTGAGCGAGATCCAAACCTGCGTACATTCAGAAAAATCATCTCAACGATCAGAGAAATCGAGAACATGGGTGCAGAAGAACGCGGGTTCATTGCTGTGATTGCCTCAAGAGGCATCCTGGACAATATCGAGATGAAAGAGATATTTGCCAATGACATAAATATCGGTATAAAGGAGTATGCTGCGACAAATATCGAGGATACGATCGTTGCGGCGATTCAGGCAGAACGGGGAGGGGCATCGGCGATTGTCTGTGCCCCAATCTGTAGTCCGACGATCGAGAAGATAGTGGAGATACCTGTTGCTACGATAAAACCGAAATCGAGCGTGATCGAGGCGATAAAAGTTGCAAAAAAGAAAATCGAGTAA